One Hyalangium gracile genomic window carries:
- a CDS encoding alpha/beta hydrolase family protein, producing the protein MLFTWDDSARLEAELAALPPLDNATVEATEDDFVVDAIHPGAPLIISFSYVVWTQRPPLYFFGRSKKLEQLTGQPLNRILLRDKTFHWFMHGVPGLGTDVDQVVARLKRLIAAIRPSQVWCIGDSMGGHAALLFGMLLRADRIVSICPLSNFDPDFARRHNDRRFLWAMDAVAATPPANRYLDLPRLARELDFQGRVDLLIGTYGGDTAPDAVNLDVMHAFRFGHLPKLRVHYLTEAHHDDVALRLVRDGRLDGILLECFFDRPPREDAPPRLDAWLPRAAASGGTATDSQAGRGAFNADLANMLGAMPAFDPKANNVKDLEDAGQALLLDRATPHAPLLICFGDSAPGEPVGFDFFDVSQKLKALYGRPLNRILMRDPQRQWWMRGVPGLGNDCLTVARALRNLSAAMQPERIICLGNGMGGYAALVFAMLLRAEVAVALNPLSLLDANFARLSHDSRHLEPLAQLDTPSPVAGPRDLLRLAAETGHTGKLEILFSTVAPGQGVQASSHSAVHAARLGLLPNCRVHAFPDHPENKLLPKLEQLKVLPSFLHRVALLDVPA; encoded by the coding sequence ATGCTCTTCACCTGGGACGATTCCGCCCGGCTCGAGGCCGAGCTGGCCGCGCTGCCGCCTCTCGATAACGCGACGGTCGAGGCGACCGAGGACGACTTCGTGGTGGATGCCATCCACCCCGGGGCGCCGCTCATCATCAGCTTCTCCTACGTCGTGTGGACCCAGCGACCGCCGCTGTACTTCTTCGGGCGGAGCAAGAAGCTGGAGCAGCTCACCGGCCAGCCGCTCAACCGCATCCTGCTGCGCGACAAGACCTTCCACTGGTTCATGCACGGCGTCCCCGGCCTGGGGACGGATGTCGACCAGGTCGTGGCCCGGCTGAAGCGGCTCATCGCGGCCATCCGTCCCAGCCAGGTGTGGTGCATCGGGGATTCCATGGGAGGCCATGCCGCACTGCTGTTCGGCATGCTGCTGCGCGCCGATCGCATCGTCAGCATCTGCCCGCTCTCCAACTTCGATCCCGACTTCGCGCGGCGTCACAATGACCGGCGCTTCCTCTGGGCGATGGATGCCGTCGCCGCCACCCCGCCCGCCAACCGCTACCTCGATCTGCCGCGGCTCGCGCGCGAGCTCGACTTCCAGGGCCGAGTCGATCTGCTCATCGGCACCTACGGCGGTGACACGGCGCCCGACGCGGTGAACCTCGACGTGATGCACGCCTTCCGCTTCGGCCACCTGCCGAAGCTCCGGGTCCATTACCTCACCGAGGCCCACCACGACGACGTCGCCTTGCGGCTGGTCCGCGACGGTCGGCTCGACGGCATCCTCCTGGAGTGCTTCTTCGACCGTCCGCCCCGGGAGGACGCTCCGCCCCGGCTCGACGCCTGGCTGCCGCGCGCGGCGGCCTCCGGGGGGACGGCCACGGACTCCCAGGCGGGCCGAGGCGCCTTCAACGCGGACCTGGCCAACATGCTGGGCGCCATGCCCGCCTTCGACCCCAAGGCGAACAACGTCAAGGACCTGGAGGACGCCGGCCAGGCCCTGCTGCTCGACCGGGCGACGCCGCACGCGCCGCTGCTCATCTGCTTCGGGGATTCCGCCCCGGGAGAGCCCGTGGGCTTCGACTTCTTCGACGTCAGCCAGAAGCTGAAGGCCCTGTACGGGCGGCCGCTCAACCGCATCCTGATGCGAGACCCGCAGCGCCAGTGGTGGATGCGGGGAGTGCCGGGGCTGGGCAATGACTGCCTGACGGTGGCCCGAGCGCTCCGCAACCTCAGCGCCGCCATGCAACCCGAGCGCATCATCTGCCTGGGCAACGGCATGGGCGGCTACGCGGCGCTCGTGTTCGCCATGCTGCTGCGCGCCGAGGTCGCCGTCGCGCTGAACCCGCTGTCGCTGCTCGACGCGAACTTCGCGCGTCTGAGCCACGACTCGCGCCACCTGGAGCCACTGGCGCAGCTGGACACGCCCTCACCCGTCGCGGGCCCGAGGGATCTGCTGCGCCTGGCGGCGGAGACGGGGCATACCGGCAAGCTGGAGATCCTCTTCAGCACCGTGGCTCCGGGGCAGGGCGTGCAGGCCAGCAGCCACAGCGCCGTGCATGCGGCTCGGCTGGGCCTGCTGCCCAACTGCCGGGTGCACGCGTTCCCGGATCACCCGGAGAACAAGCTGCTGCCCAAGCTCGAGCAGCTGAAGGTGCTGCCCTCGTTCCTGCACCGCGTCGCGTTGCTGGATGTGCCGGCCTGA
- a CDS encoding DUF2381 family protein, which produces MARLMTWVLITLALLVADAAGAQQLVRQRQDRRASLPTTPAEPVPELYVAAGNLTTVAFNAPLDRDSLVVDRTRFKWMDVGDRVLTLQPFADLGPGERLIMQVGFKDRALPTKAILAILSKAEVMDGMVEVDRRANTPEALLAAFTQKEAELEELKARCEGGPVGLALSEWLDKYAKVTALIKTGMPTETRGLNVVETVGYTGGFSALVAIRLRNAPGQPPWAVGQARITDSEGSPVEVLSIRMKPAELAPGREGLVVVEMKAPLWTIDKPFSVELIDARGPRRLPLTLKKE; this is translated from the coding sequence GTGGCCCGACTCATGACGTGGGTTCTCATCACCCTTGCGCTGCTGGTGGCGGACGCGGCTGGCGCCCAGCAGCTGGTCCGCCAGCGGCAGGACCGGCGGGCCTCACTGCCTACCACGCCTGCCGAGCCCGTCCCGGAGCTGTACGTGGCGGCGGGCAACCTCACCACCGTGGCGTTCAATGCGCCCCTGGACCGCGACAGCCTCGTGGTGGACCGGACGCGGTTCAAGTGGATGGACGTCGGCGATCGCGTTCTCACCCTGCAGCCCTTCGCGGATCTCGGTCCGGGCGAGCGGCTCATCATGCAGGTCGGCTTCAAGGACCGCGCCCTGCCAACCAAGGCCATCCTCGCCATCCTCTCCAAGGCGGAGGTGATGGACGGCATGGTCGAGGTGGACCGGCGAGCCAACACCCCCGAGGCCCTGCTGGCAGCGTTCACGCAGAAGGAGGCGGAGCTGGAGGAACTCAAGGCGAGGTGTGAGGGCGGCCCGGTGGGGCTCGCCCTGTCCGAGTGGCTCGACAAGTACGCGAAGGTCACCGCGCTCATCAAGACAGGGATGCCTACGGAGACGCGCGGACTGAACGTGGTGGAGACTGTTGGCTATACGGGCGGGTTCTCGGCCCTCGTCGCCATCCGACTTCGCAACGCTCCGGGGCAGCCCCCCTGGGCGGTGGGGCAGGCCCGAATCACCGATTCGGAGGGCTCCCCCGTGGAAGTGCTCTCCATTCGGATGAAGCCAGCGGAGCTGGCTCCAGGGAGGGAGGGGCTGGTGGTGGTGGAGATGAAGGCACCACTCTGGACCATCGACAAGCCGTTCAGCGTGGAGCTGATAGACGCCCGTGGCCCGCGCCGCCTGCCGCTGACCCTCAAGAAGGAGTAG
- a CDS encoding serine/threonine protein kinase: MTIDAFHPDHLKPGDMVGPWQIVESLGSGNFGHAFKAELAGESFTLKIAVRPAPGLSEDTSLAALEEGQVDGRMRHEGAVLLANMRGDGLPHLRAVGRWPHPKRGYLFLVTDYVPGEPFHDWRERTHPTAAQLVDIFIAVVRVVARLHRRGILIRDFKSEHVIVPADHKPVLVDLGSAWLPGGSSLTVGLAPSTPHTLPPECIAFLREGSWRQGTRFDSTQAGDLYQVGVFMYEALTDAWPFNPRLPGEELRMAIESVIPRPPHRINPNVPETLSRIVLRLLEKRPEDRYESADVLLQALWEANKERSTKAWKVPLSLPPEGPAPVTQEEVEERRLLLQESERRAQDARAPQAKELSREQALEQLSILTQEIEEQLLLAEEKAARRKRWWRRGALTVGAFMLALTLFVAGWEWFSPIGSTAPTEKGISPMLTTLSNSRPVRAVAAWLCATVGVGCTAAQVRPMPGDCPQEAVQSMEQLDLLNRHSFRAVIDINQPGDSDQQGLYSAGKMVGRVVKYEFTGPLPDGTLLYGQLWTEGLTKEGSPAVLGRYTELLLPDGRRFPVCFVMGDWTTGLTLKFPGSPPDQVILPREMSVTPVRIWP, from the coding sequence ATGACGATTGATGCCTTTCATCCCGACCACCTCAAGCCCGGAGACATGGTGGGCCCCTGGCAGATTGTCGAGTCGCTGGGGAGTGGCAACTTCGGCCACGCCTTCAAGGCCGAGCTCGCGGGGGAGTCATTCACGCTGAAGATTGCGGTGCGTCCGGCACCCGGACTCTCCGAGGACACGTCCTTGGCGGCTCTCGAGGAAGGGCAGGTGGATGGGCGTATGCGCCACGAGGGGGCTGTCCTCCTGGCCAACATGCGCGGTGACGGACTGCCTCATCTGCGAGCCGTGGGCAGGTGGCCCCATCCCAAGAGGGGCTACCTCTTCCTCGTCACGGACTACGTGCCCGGGGAGCCTTTCCATGACTGGCGCGAGCGAACCCACCCCACTGCCGCCCAGCTCGTGGACATCTTCATCGCGGTGGTGCGCGTGGTGGCCCGGCTGCATCGCCGAGGCATCCTCATCCGCGACTTCAAGAGCGAGCACGTCATCGTCCCGGCGGACCACAAGCCGGTGTTGGTGGACCTGGGCAGCGCGTGGTTACCGGGAGGTTCTTCTCTCACCGTGGGGCTGGCCCCGAGTACTCCGCATACGCTGCCGCCCGAGTGCATTGCCTTCCTCCGCGAGGGCTCCTGGAGGCAAGGCACCCGGTTCGACTCCACTCAGGCAGGCGATCTCTATCAGGTTGGCGTCTTCATGTACGAGGCACTCACGGACGCTTGGCCCTTCAATCCGCGGTTGCCGGGGGAGGAGCTTCGGATGGCCATCGAGAGTGTCATCCCGCGCCCGCCCCATCGCATCAACCCCAATGTTCCTGAGACGCTCAGCCGCATCGTCCTGCGGCTGCTGGAGAAGAGGCCGGAGGATCGCTATGAGAGCGCCGACGTTCTGCTTCAGGCGCTGTGGGAGGCCAACAAGGAGCGTTCCACGAAGGCATGGAAGGTGCCGCTGAGCCTCCCTCCCGAGGGCCCTGCCCCGGTCACCCAGGAGGAGGTGGAGGAGCGCCGCCTCCTCCTGCAGGAGTCCGAGCGCAGAGCCCAGGATGCGCGTGCCCCCCAGGCGAAAGAACTCTCCCGCGAGCAAGCCCTCGAGCAGCTCTCGATCCTCACCCAGGAAATCGAGGAGCAACTGCTCCTTGCCGAGGAGAAGGCTGCTCGCCGTAAGCGGTGGTGGCGACGAGGCGCGCTCACGGTGGGCGCGTTTATGCTGGCCCTGACCCTCTTCGTTGCAGGGTGGGAGTGGTTCTCTCCCATCGGTTCGACTGCGCCCACTGAAAAAGGAATCTCGCCCATGCTCACCACCCTCAGTAACTCCCGGCCTGTGAGGGCTGTCGCCGCCTGGCTGTGCGCCACCGTGGGGGTGGGCTGCACTGCCGCTCAGGTGAGGCCCATGCCAGGGGACTGCCCCCAGGAGGCAGTCCAGAGCATGGAGCAACTGGACCTGCTCAATCGTCACTCCTTCCGTGCCGTCATCGACATCAATCAACCTGGCGACTCGGATCAGCAGGGGCTCTACTCGGCGGGGAAGATGGTCGGCCGAGTGGTGAAGTACGAGTTCACGGGGCCGCTGCCTGATGGCACCCTGCTCTATGGGCAGCTCTGGACGGAGGGGCTCACCAAGGAGGGATCCCCCGCGGTCCTGGGCCGGTACACGGAGCTCCTTCTTCCGGATGGGCGCCGCTTTCCCGTCTGCTTCGTGATGGGAGATTGGACCACGGGGCTCACTCTCAAGTTCCCTGGCTCCCCGCCCGATCAGGTCATCCTGCCGCGGGAGATGAGTGTGACTCCTGTGCGCATCTGGCCGTGA
- a CDS encoding imm11 family protein: MSRFYELKDDRRSQTRWHLGAPRNDRGEELDPWQFRQGQSLALEGVVHFPLKVPGDALDFCWAAFAIPVVHARVATLLERLGAQDVQLIPARVEGRPETYFILNALRIIRCIDDARCTEVQYWKPEDEEPEKLGEYRSVIGLRIDPSRVGNARIFRTWGWRVALIVSEDIKEGLASEGLSGMRFAEV; this comes from the coding sequence GTGTCCAGGTTCTACGAGTTGAAGGATGACAGACGCTCTCAGACGCGGTGGCATCTGGGCGCTCCCAGGAATGATCGAGGGGAGGAGCTCGACCCGTGGCAGTTCCGCCAAGGCCAGTCACTTGCTTTGGAAGGGGTAGTCCATTTCCCGCTCAAGGTCCCTGGGGATGCTCTGGACTTCTGCTGGGCCGCTTTCGCCATCCCCGTTGTCCATGCTCGCGTTGCCACACTCTTGGAGCGGCTCGGAGCCCAGGACGTGCAGCTCATTCCTGCCCGGGTCGAAGGACGGCCCGAGACCTACTTCATCCTCAACGCCCTGCGCATCATCCGATGCATCGACGATGCGCGGTGCACGGAGGTCCAGTACTGGAAGCCGGAGGATGAGGAACCGGAGAAGCTGGGTGAATATCGCTCTGTCATCGGCCTGCGCATTGACCCATCCAGGGTAGGAAATGCACGCATCTTCCGCACCTGGGGGTGGCGCGTTGCCCTGATTGTTTCCGAGGACATCAAAGAGGGGCTCGCGTCCGAAGGTCTCTCCGGAATGAGGTTCGCTGAAGTCTGA
- a CDS encoding AHH domain-containing protein — protein MTLASILLRLFLALCLAFPSSCVTPGGSDLDSSALPQARQAVRMTRLSDDRLQLDFDPMPLTPAWEQVGADETRGVLADLLQCMEAPPELWVVPALASASAALAPWEARLRGEFLARYGPARLPLPDSLQRSPLYMALRMSPRYMGAGFRDAARELFRSPLFLASVTLSVLVYFAAWLMPEPFFSKSFAAALTARLALAVGLLELRNVALAVLQLYREAQAARTMAALEAVAERFGRALGGTALRVLVVVASLGVTKVLPNVPPGGLGPLLSPPRLAVAGGLTFQASTTAHVVADGTIVLAGAIAGVVGSAAGGACADGAQKKEGHQWHHLATNKNVTSSDAGGPWTPLFEELFAKAGMGLDVEENRVYLKSHQGPHPQEYHEAVFSKIDAAMEGCRTVAQCRTRLVRALRQIADEVCTSGSTLHRLATRSSN, from the coding sequence ATGACGCTCGCCTCCATCCTCTTGCGGTTGTTCCTCGCGTTGTGTTTGGCGTTCCCATCCTCATGTGTCACACCTGGGGGAAGCGACCTCGACAGCTCGGCACTCCCACAGGCACGCCAGGCCGTCCGAATGACGAGGCTGTCTGACGATCGACTCCAGCTCGATTTCGACCCGATGCCACTGACTCCTGCCTGGGAGCAGGTGGGCGCGGATGAAACCCGCGGGGTGCTCGCTGACCTTCTTCAGTGCATGGAGGCGCCACCCGAACTCTGGGTGGTTCCTGCTCTGGCTTCCGCCTCGGCTGCTCTCGCGCCGTGGGAGGCTCGCCTGCGCGGAGAGTTCCTGGCGCGGTACGGTCCCGCGAGGCTGCCCCTACCGGACTCCTTGCAGCGCAGCCCTCTCTATATGGCGCTGAGGATGTCCCCTCGCTACATGGGCGCCGGCTTCCGCGACGCGGCACGGGAGTTGTTCCGTTCCCCCTTGTTCCTCGCCAGTGTCACTCTCTCGGTCCTGGTCTACTTCGCCGCATGGCTCATGCCCGAGCCTTTCTTCTCCAAATCGTTCGCCGCCGCGTTGACGGCTCGGCTCGCTCTGGCCGTAGGGTTGCTGGAACTGCGCAATGTGGCGCTGGCTGTCCTCCAGCTCTACCGCGAAGCGCAAGCCGCCAGGACGATGGCGGCCCTCGAGGCTGTCGCCGAGCGATTTGGCCGAGCACTCGGGGGAACTGCCTTGCGCGTGCTCGTCGTGGTCGCCAGCTTGGGTGTAACGAAAGTCCTGCCCAACGTGCCTCCGGGAGGCCTCGGCCCGCTGCTGAGCCCGCCCCGCCTGGCAGTGGCGGGAGGGTTGACGTTCCAGGCATCTACGACCGCGCACGTGGTGGCGGATGGCACCATCGTGCTCGCTGGTGCGATTGCGGGGGTAGTGGGCTCGGCGGCAGGCGGCGCCTGCGCTGATGGTGCCCAGAAGAAGGAGGGCCATCAATGGCACCATCTGGCCACCAACAAGAACGTCACCTCATCGGATGCAGGTGGCCCATGGACGCCCTTGTTCGAGGAGCTCTTCGCCAAGGCAGGAATGGGTTTGGATGTGGAAGAAAATCGGGTCTACCTCAAGAGCCATCAGGGCCCTCATCCCCAGGAGTACCATGAGGCGGTCTTCTCGAAGATCGATGCAGCGATGGAAGGATGCCGGACCGTTGCTCAGTGCAGGACCCGACTGGTGAGGGCGCTCAGACAGATCGCGGATGAGGTATGCACCTCTGGATCAACACTGCATCGGCTGGCGACCCGGTCCAGCAACTGA
- a CDS encoding thaumatin family protein gives MALSPLSPSSFSHASIQSTPRLEQSPAQPQARCGTPAPRQESALQKLLMSDGFDSPAGLTQAGGLQQAVQLLSQVATLLEQSARMLGSDFGGVSPLQGAQAGGVPDLGGAQCGVPDLGGAEGEVPDLGAQAGVPDLGAEAAPSSAAPSAPAQAQESAKVDSSAGVSQPKGSAKGERTMTFTNDGDEPMTVQFTPNAGEKPVDPVTLKPGETQTVAFPEGWCGNFRSTAGDGKAATLGEVKFNGGGNQTYYDVSYIEGNNAAMTIEPESGGRKSGTLENLLEKAPDAVKAKDGSGNVYGIKKTTTSNVQDGEVVDFFRKHVGADQGYVIPTDDASTLGTADSHLTVHLKNLT, from the coding sequence ATGGCCCTCTCTCCTCTGTCCCCGTCCTCCTTCTCCCACGCCTCCATCCAGAGCACCCCGCGGCTCGAGCAGAGCCCCGCCCAGCCGCAGGCCCGGTGCGGCACGCCGGCTCCGCGGCAGGAAAGCGCGCTGCAGAAGCTCCTGATGAGCGACGGCTTCGACTCGCCGGCGGGCCTGACGCAGGCGGGCGGGCTGCAGCAGGCGGTGCAGCTGCTGTCCCAGGTGGCCACCCTGCTGGAGCAGTCCGCGCGCATGCTGGGGAGCGACTTCGGCGGCGTCTCGCCCCTGCAGGGCGCGCAGGCGGGCGGAGTGCCGGACCTGGGCGGAGCCCAGTGCGGAGTGCCGGACCTGGGCGGAGCCGAGGGCGAAGTGCCGGACCTGGGCGCCCAGGCGGGAGTGCCGGACCTGGGCGCCGAGGCCGCTCCCTCGAGCGCCGCTCCGAGCGCGCCGGCCCAGGCCCAGGAGAGCGCCAAGGTGGACTCGTCGGCGGGCGTCTCCCAGCCGAAGGGCAGCGCCAAGGGTGAGCGGACGATGACGTTCACCAACGATGGCGACGAGCCCATGACGGTCCAGTTCACGCCGAACGCGGGGGAAAAGCCCGTGGATCCGGTGACTTTGAAGCCGGGGGAGACCCAGACGGTGGCGTTCCCCGAGGGCTGGTGCGGCAACTTCCGCAGCACGGCGGGTGACGGGAAGGCGGCCACCCTGGGCGAGGTGAAGTTCAACGGGGGCGGAAACCAGACCTACTACGACGTGAGCTACATCGAGGGGAACAACGCGGCGATGACCATCGAGCCGGAGAGCGGGGGCCGTAAGTCCGGGACGTTGGAGAACCTGCTGGAGAAGGCGCCGGACGCCGTCAAGGCGAAGGACGGCAGCGGCAACGTCTACGGCATCAAGAAGACGACCACCTCCAACGTGCAGGATGGGGAGGTGGTGGACTTCTTCCGCAAGCACGTGGGCGCCGACCAGGGCTACGTGATCCCCACCGATGACGCGAGCACGCTGGGGACGGCCGACAGCCACCTGACGGTGCACCTGAAGAACCTGACGTAG
- a CDS encoding lytic transglycosylase domain-containing protein, with protein MNVSSLRAPQTSTFATQSVSRCAEAPTQALAQQRCGSPGLEALQADGFDAGPQRGAQMEKMLLGVVSTLAQTVNVLQQMLEANLGGQGGQAGLPGAGECCAPPDLGAAAPQSPEATATATAGSDASAAAGSDASAAPTAPAQSGSTSSAGTATPSGDAKLGAGFPPALAQFKDAIEAAAAKTGVPAAMLAAQIWQESRGNLAAVSTNGGNGLTDTGLMQVNPNTFKELQARHPELQGKDLSDPVTNILAGACYMKDMKEQFGSWDLALRAYNSGPNGVDRSNPNAIPAGTGDATYVTKVKQFWDTISTGQGTLPA; from the coding sequence ATGAACGTCTCTTCGCTCCGCGCCCCCCAGACGTCCACCTTCGCCACGCAGTCCGTCTCGCGCTGCGCCGAGGCCCCCACGCAGGCCCTGGCCCAGCAGCGCTGCGGGTCGCCCGGGCTCGAGGCGCTGCAGGCGGACGGCTTCGATGCGGGCCCCCAGCGCGGCGCGCAGATGGAGAAGATGCTCCTGGGCGTCGTGTCGACGCTGGCGCAGACGGTGAACGTGCTCCAGCAGATGCTGGAGGCGAACCTGGGCGGCCAGGGTGGCCAGGCGGGCCTGCCGGGCGCTGGCGAGTGCTGCGCTCCCCCGGACCTCGGCGCCGCCGCGCCCCAGTCGCCGGAGGCTACCGCCACCGCGACCGCCGGCTCCGACGCCTCCGCGGCCGCCGGCTCCGACGCCTCCGCGGCCCCCACCGCGCCCGCGCAGTCTGGCAGCACCTCTTCGGCGGGCACGGCGACTCCCTCGGGCGACGCGAAGCTCGGCGCCGGGTTCCCCCCGGCCCTGGCGCAGTTCAAGGACGCCATCGAGGCCGCCGCGGCCAAGACGGGCGTGCCGGCCGCCATGCTGGCCGCGCAGATCTGGCAGGAGTCGCGCGGCAACCTGGCCGCCGTCTCCACCAACGGCGGCAACGGCCTGACGGACACCGGCCTGATGCAGGTCAACCCCAACACCTTCAAGGAGCTGCAGGCCAGGCACCCCGAGCTGCAGGGCAAGGATCTCTCGGACCCGGTGACGAACATCCTCGCGGGCGCCTGCTACATGAAGGACATGAAGGAGCAGTTCGGCAGCTGGGACCTGGCGCTGCGCGCCTACAACTCCGGGCCCAACGGCGTGGACCGCTCCAACCCGAACGCCATCCCCGCCGGCACCGGTGACGCCACCTACGTCACGAAGGTGAAGCAGTTCTGGGACACGATCAGCACCGGCCAGGGCACCCTGCCCGCGTAG